A window of Chlorobium phaeobacteroides DSM 266 genomic DNA:
GATAGCAAGAAAACTTGCATCGGTAAAGAGCTTTTACCGTTATCTTCAGGAAACAGGTGTAATCAAAAGCTCGGTACTTTCGTTGGTTTCAACCCCGAGGTACCCGCGTCATGTGCCTGGATTTCTAACCGAGCAGCAGACCGAAAAGATTTTCGAACAGGAAGATAGCGGGTTGTTCGGGTCAGATGATACGTTCGAGTTTCATCGCGATATCTCCGTTCTTGAGATGCTCTATGGGTGCGGGCTGAGGATTTCAGAATTAATCGATCTTTGTCCGGATGATATCAATTTTCTTCAGGGATATGTGAAAATTACCGGAAAAGGGCAGAAGCAGCGAATTGTGCCTCTTGGTACCCAGGCCGCAGAGGCAGTGAGAAAATATTTTGAAGTCCGGCGAAACTTCTTTAGAATAAATAAGTTGATGGATGAAAAGGAGCTGAACCATGTGTTTGTTACGAAAAGAGGTAAAAAACTGTATCCTATGCTTGTTCAGAGGATCACGAAAAAGTACTTGATGTCGGTAACGGAACAGAAAGAGAAAAATCCTCACCTTCTTCGTCATACGTTTGCCACTCATCTTTTGAATAACGGTGCCGATCTCAAAAGCGTAAGTGAGATGCTTGGTCACAGCAGCCTCGCGACCACAGAAATCTATACGCACGTTACCTTTGGCAGGTTAAAGGAGGTCTATCGAAAAGCGCATCCTAAAGCATGATGTATTTTACTTCGGAATTTCTTCTGTCCGGAGTTTTGTTCCTTCATTATGTTCACTTTATCTTATTGGAGGTTTTATGAAGACTGCTGTTAACGATACGATCAGCAACGTACAGGTAACTCTGCGTCATTCGAGTAATCACAACAGTATAGAGGAATATGCCCGGAGTGCTGTACAGGTACTGGGAAGAGTATACCCTGGAATTATTTCCTGTCATATCATTCTCGATCACCAGAAAAATGATTTTGAGAAAAACAAGCTTGCTGAAATAACGGTTCATGTTCCCCAGAATGTGCTTGTGGCTCGGGAAGCAGGAACAGCATACGAACAGACCATCGATAGCTGTGTTGAGTCACTTGGAAGACAGCTCAAGAAATACAAGGAAAAGTTTGTTCCCTAATTATATATCAAGACCTGCAGAACGCCATTGGGCCTGTTCTGCAGGGTTGTTCTCGTTTTCTCCTATCCACACTATCTCGCGTGTATGACTCTGGAACAGAAAGGGCTAAAAAAACAATCCATTACAGTAGCCTACTTTTTTGATACCATCGGCAAGGAGCATGATATCAAATTGCGGAGACTGAATAGTGTCGATGAACAGAAACGGCGGATTTTTGAGCGCGATCTGCATCGGCCGGGTCTTGCTCTTGCTGGATTTACCAATCTCTTTACCTACAAGAGGGTTCAGATTCTTGGTAATACCGAAATGAGATTTTTGAATCAGCATGAAGAGGATGCAAGAAAAAATGCGTTCGGGAATTTCGTGCGGTTCAAGATTCCCTGTATCATTCTGACAAGCACCAACAAGCTTCAGCCTGAGTTGCTGGCAATGGCAACCGAGGCAGGAATACCGGTTTTTTCTACCCGGCATTCGTCAACAAAAACAATGTACCTTATTACCGAATTTCTTGACAACCAGTTTTCTCTTTATCAGCAATACCACGGGTCGATGGTTGATGTGTACGGAGTTGGCGTGCTGCTTAAAGGCAGGAGCGGACTTGGCAAGTCGGAAGTTGCTCTTGACCTGGTGGAACGAGGGCATGGTCTTGTCGCTGACGATGTTGTGGTTATTCATCGCAAGGGGGAGTCGATGATACTGACTGCAAAAAGAAATAAAAATATTGAGCATTTTATGGAAATTCGTGGTCTTGGCGTCGTTGATGTCAAGGCTAATTTCGGTATTCGGGCTATAAGAGATGCCAAGGAGGTTCAGGTTGTGGTGGAGTTGCTCGAGTGGAACAAGGAGATGGAGTATGAACGGCTCGGCCTTGATACAAAAACAACGAAAATTCTCGGGGTCGAAGTCCCTCTTGTTCAGTTGCCGATTTTCCCGGGAAAAAATATTACCGTCATTATTGAGGTGGTAGCCCTTAATTTCCTTTTAAAGCACTATTACGATTATGTGCCGGCAGAAGCTCTTACAAAGAGAATCAGAACGGCGATAGATCAATGACTCTTCAAAACGATGACCATGTTTACTAAACGGGAAGTAACAGTGCCTGCATGTTCTAATAGCCGGCCATTTCGTTTCTCGCTGAGCGCGTTAATTCTTTTTATGACGGTGCTGGCTTCCACTTCCTGCAGCGAAAAAAAACAGGGCGATGACATCGGAAGCAAAGGTCGTGCAGCAAAAGATTCAACGCTGGTTATTGCAATGCTGGGGGATGCTGATTATTTGAATCCCGTGCTTGGAACAACGGTGACCTCGAACAATATTTTC
This region includes:
- a CDS encoding tyrosine-type recombinase/integrase: MKKHDAYGTTDSGEDGCYREAERFLGYLKTSKNVSRHTITAYRNDLDQFFSFMQRHLELQHMSLFDPEQVTVASVRLFMGDLLQRGLQPKSIARKLASVKSFYRYLQETGVIKSSVLSLVSTPRYPRHVPGFLTEQQTEKIFEQEDSGLFGSDDTFEFHRDISVLEMLYGCGLRISELIDLCPDDINFLQGYVKITGKGQKQRIVPLGTQAAEAVRKYFEVRRNFFRINKLMDEKELNHVFVTKRGKKLYPMLVQRITKKYLMSVTEQKEKNPHLLRHTFATHLLNNGADLKSVSEMLGHSSLATTEIYTHVTFGRLKEVYRKAHPKA
- a CDS encoding HPF/RaiA family ribosome-associated protein; the protein is MKTAVNDTISNVQVTLRHSSNHNSIEEYARSAVQVLGRVYPGIISCHIILDHQKNDFEKNKLAEITVHVPQNVLVAREAGTAYEQTIDSCVESLGRQLKKYKEKFVP
- the hprK gene encoding HPr(Ser) kinase/phosphatase, which codes for MTLEQKGLKKQSITVAYFFDTIGKEHDIKLRRLNSVDEQKRRIFERDLHRPGLALAGFTNLFTYKRVQILGNTEMRFLNQHEEDARKNAFGNFVRFKIPCIILTSTNKLQPELLAMATEAGIPVFSTRHSSTKTMYLITEFLDNQFSLYQQYHGSMVDVYGVGVLLKGRSGLGKSEVALDLVERGHGLVADDVVVIHRKGESMILTAKRNKNIEHFMEIRGLGVVDVKANFGIRAIRDAKEVQVVVELLEWNKEMEYERLGLDTKTTKILGVEVPLVQLPIFPGKNITVIIEVVALNFLLKHYYDYVPAEALTKRIRTAIDQ